The region AACGCCCTGCGGGTGGCGCTCGGCCTCAGCTAGGAGGACTTCGCGGGCCGGGTGGGGCTGGACCGGACCTATGTCAGCGGCATCGAGCGCGGCCTGCGCAACCCCACCTTGCTGGTGCTGCTGCGCCTGGCGCAGGCGCTGGAGGTCTCCGTCACCGGGTTGCTGGAAGAACCACCATCCCGTCGGAAGACAGAGCAACCGCCTGCGAAGCGCTGACAAGCGCCTTTCGTCACGGCCGGCACGGAAAGCGGGCGAGGCGCATGGCCTCGTCCCGCTTTGCCGGCCCCGGCCTCGGCCCGCCGGGAGGGCGGGGCGCCGGCTCCGGTGAGGGAGAGCACCGTCATCGCCTGACGCCCGCTACGACACTGAGGTAGGTCGTCTTTGCTGCATCGCAACAGGCCGGCGCACGGCTCGGATGCGGCAATCCGCACTTTGCCAGAGAAGCCTCCGCATTTCATTCCGATTTGCCATTGAAAGTGCAGGCCCCACTTCCCATATGAGTGGAGGTGAAGCCGGGAGCCTGTTCGTTGCTCTCCGCCTTCCGGGCGCCTGTCGCCCCCCACCTCCCCATCCCATCCTCATCCTGGCGGACCGATGCGCGCGCCTCCTGGCAGCGCGCCGGTCCTGGACCGCGCATCCGGCACTGAGCCGGCCGTCTTCTGCGAACCTCCTGCCCTGCCAGCGGTGGCAGCCCGATGACCGGAATGGGCCGCCCGGCGCTGCCCTCCCCGGGGCTGCGCGGCGGATCCTCTTCCTTCTTCCCCTTCCGCTTCCCTTCTCTCCTCCCGGCTTCACCACGCCTTCTCCCGATCTGCCTTCGCGGCTCTCCGGTGATCACCGGCGGGGGGGCGCCACACCATCGCGCCCCCTCTTTCCCCTCTCGTCCCGTGTCCCTGGCCGGTCTCGGTAGCTCCCAAGCCGACCGTCGCGGCCCTTGAGCAAGGCCGAAACCATCCTCCAGGACACCACGATGCTCTTCAGCACCGACGTTCCCGACCACGAGGCCGAGCGCCGGCGGGCCCGGCTCTTCTGGCACTTCACCGCACAGCTCCTGCCCACGGTGGCGGAGGCCAGCGATGCCGCCCTTCCGGGGGCGGCGGAGTTCGAGCGCCTGCACCGGCGCCTCGATGTCCTCGAGCGCCACATGGCCGACCTGATGTTCCTCCAGCTCTCCGCGCAGGACCTCCTGCTCGGCAGGCGCCGGGACTTCTCGGTTCGCAGCCGCGACCTCATCGTCACGGCCCTGCGCCAGGCACCCTACCGGGGCCGTTGCCCCTGCTGCGGCCACGAGCCCGTCCTCGACGCGGCGGGCGCACCGCTGGAGGGGACCGAGTTCGACCACGCCTTCCACCGTGGGCTGAACCGGCCCGAGCATGGCAGGCTCGTCTGCCGGCCCTGCCACCGCGAGATGACCCATGGCGGCTATCTCGCGCGCTTCTCTCGCATCCACCAGTTCCGCGCCTTCCAGGGCGCGGTGCTCGCCGGGCGGGACCGATCCCGGGCCCGGCCCGCGGACGCCCCGTCCTGACGCTGGCTCCCACCAGCAACGCAAAGCCCCCGGCCATCGCGGCCGGGGGCTTTTTGCGTTTCCGCGCGCGCAGGATCAGCTGCGTGCGATGTTGGTGAGCACGGCGTTGGAGGGTGGGAAGTACATCTGCAGCACTCGGTCAGATTGGGCACGGCACTCACATCGCAACAATCTTAAGGTCACTCCATCTATGTCAGCGTAACGAGCAGAGCCTGCGCCACGGCCGCTTGGCAGGGCTCGATCACCGGCAAGCCTAGCGCATCCTCCAGGAAGCGCCGGTGCCCGGCCATGCCGGCGCAGCCAAGGATCACGCTGTCCGCCCCCCGCACCTTCAGCGCCTGCCCGAGTTCGAGCAGGCGGGGCCGGGGTCCTTCCGTGCCCGTCAGGACCTCCATGGGCAGGTTCAGCGGCAGGCTGGCGACGCAGCGCGCCTCCAGGCCCATGGCCTGCAACACGCGGCGCTGACGCTGCACGCTCGCCTCGACGAAGGCGACGATGCCGAAACGCTCGCCCCGCGCCATTGCGGCGGCGATGCCGGAACGCAGCGCGCCGAGGACCGGCCGCGGGGTCACGTTGCGGAGCAGGTCGATGGCCGGGTCTGAGACGCAGGCGATGACATAGGCCTCGGCCGGCTCTGCCTCCACGAGACGGCAGAGCGGCTCGGCCACGGCGTGCCAGTCGCGCCAGGTCGCGATGGCTGGCGGCCCCTCCGGCAGGCCGGTCACCTCCAGCCGCGGACCATGTGTCAGGGCCAGGGATTGCACCGAATCCCGGATCGTGTCGGTGCAGCTCGCGGAACTATTCGGGTTGATCACCAGGATGCGGGACATGCTGGGGTCTTTCCTGCAAGACGAGTCGTCTGGCGCGGGGTCAGCCTTCGAAGGCCGCCCGCGCCTCGGGGAGATCCCAGATCCGCCGGATCGCCGCCACTCCGGCCTCCGTGATCGCCGCCGGATCGCCATGCAGGTAGCGGCCGCCCTGGAGGAGCAGGCGCCCATCGACCATCACCGCATCCACATTGCCACGGTTGGCGAGCCAGACGAGAGCACGCCGGGGGTCGTGGAGCGGCTGGAGATGCGGATGGCTGAGGTCGATCACAGTCAGGTCAGCAGTGGCACCCGGGCAGATGCGTCCGAGATCCGGCCGCGTGATCGCCGCGGCGGCCCCGGTGGTGACCGCGGCGATGATCTCGCCGGATGCGGCGGTTTCGGCCTTGCCCGAAACGATCTTAGAGATCATGGCCGCGGCGTTCATCTCCCCCAGCAGGTCCATGTTGTAGCCGTCGGTCCCAATCAGCGTCCGCACGCCATGGCCGGCGAAGCGTCCGAAGGCCGCCGTGGTCCCGGCGCGAGCGAAGACCCGCGGGCAGTTCAGGACCGTGGCACCGCGCGACGCCATCAGGCGAAGGTCGTCATCCGTGCTGTCCACGCAATGCGCGGCCAGGAGGTCGGGCGCGAGCAGGCCGAGCCAGTCGAGATACTCCGCCGGTGTCCGGTCATAGCGCGACCGGATGGTGGCGACCTCGCCCCTGCTCTGCGCCAGATGGGTGGTGATGGGCACGCCGAGTTCCCGCGCCCGCGCCGCCAGGGTGCGCAGCAGGTCCGGGCCGCAAGTATCCGTGGCATGCGGGCTCATCGCCAGCCGGATGCGGCCGGAATCCCGCCCTTCCCAGGTGGTGTGGAGTTCGTTCCAGCGGGCGAGGTCCGCAGCGCCGTCATCGCCGGCATAGGTGACCTGCCCGTCCTGTCCCGCCTTCGCATCCGCCGTGGAGAAGAGATAGGGCGCGCCGTAGAAGCGGATGCCCATCTCCTCCGCCGCGTCGAACATCTCCGGGATGCCGTTGCGGAAGGGCTCCATCACCGTGGTGGCACCACCGCTCAGGAGCTGCAGGATCCCCAGCCGTGCGATGGCCAGGCGCTCCTCCCGCGACAGGATCTCGATGCCGCGCTTCGTCAGCGGCAGCAACACCGTATAGACAATGCTCTGGTTGTTCTTCCGCCCGGCCCCATCCTCGGTATGGGTGCGCGCCACGGCTTCGCTGAAGCAGTGGTTGTGCAGGTTCAGCAGCCCGGGCAGGACGAAGCGGCCCGGGGCGTCCAGCACTGTCCCGGCCCCGTCGGGCCGGCTCTCCGTGATGGCGGCGATGCCGCGCCCTTCCGTGAGCACCCATCGGTCACGCAGGACGACGGGCTTCCCCTCCTGCTCGGAGAGGACGTAAGAGCCGAAGATGGCGGTGGTACCAGGAGACTGCACAGCGTGGTCCTTCCGAACAGGTCGGGAAGCCGCTCCGTGACGGGAGTGGCGGACGAGGCTCAGGCGGGGCGGACGTTCCAGAACACGGCTGTGCCGTCCCCGATTCCGGTGATGGCTGCGCGGTGCACAGAGGGCTGGAAATACTGTCCGATCGGGTAGAAGGGCACTTCCTCCATCGCCGCCTGCTGAATCTCGCGGCAGATACGCTGCTGTTCCGCCAGTTCGCCCGCGGCCAGCCACTGGTCACGCAGCGCAGGAATCCTCTCGCTCCTGTACCAGCCCGGATAGGCGCCCTCCCCCTGCAGGGTCAGGTGCCCCGCCGGGTTGAGCCAGTCGATACCTTGCCAATTCGCGGCGACGGCGCTCCAGCCTCCCTGCTCCACAGGATCACGCCGGTTGCGACGCGTCAGCACGGAGGCAAAATCCAGGGACACGGTCTCCACATTCATGCCCGCCTGCCGGAACATGTCTGCTGCCACATCGCCCAAGGGCTTCTGAGCCAGGGAGTCGGCGGGGATCAGAACCACCACCTTCTCTCCGTTGTAGCCGGCAGCCGCCAAGTCGCGCTTCACCCTGTCCAGATCGCGCGCACCCTTCAACGGCTCCAGCCCCGCCTCGCTGGCCATCGGCGTGCCCGGGCAGAAGAAGCCCGCCGGGCTGTGATGGAACTCGGGATTCTCGCCCGCCACCGCCATCATGAAGGCTTCCTGGTCGACCGCACCCCAGAGGGCACGGCGGATCGCCGGGTTGTTGAAGGGTGGCTGCAGGTGGTTCACCTGCAGGATGCAGTTGAAGCCACGCGGATCGAGCACCCTGATCCGCAGGTTCCTGTCACGGCGCAGGAGCGGCAGAAGGTCGTGCGGCGTCGCTTCCTGCCAGTCCTGTTCGCCCGATTGCAGCGCGGAAGCACCGGTCGCTGCATCGGGCATGGTCGTCCACTCGACGCGATCGTAGTGCACGACCTTGCCCCCCGCAGTCCAGTCGGCGGTCTCCTGGCGAGGGACGTAGCGCTCGAAGCGCTCATAGACGTTCCGCGCGCCAGGAACGCGCTCGTCCGCCCTGAAACGAAAGGGGCCGCTGCCGATCACCTCCGGGATCTGCTTGAACGGGTCGGTCGCGGCCAGGCGTTCCGGCATCATGAAACAGGCCTGGATCGCCGCCTTGCCCAGGGCCTGCGGCAGCAGAGGAAAGGGCCGCCTCAGGCGGAAGCGGATCGTCCGGTCATCCGGAGCGGAAACTTCGTCGGTGGCCGCCATCAGC is a window of Roseomonas gilardii DNA encoding:
- a CDS encoding helix-turn-helix domain-containing protein, which encodes MGLDRTYVSGIERGLRNPTLLVLLRLAQALEVSVTGLLEEPPSRRKTEQPPAKR
- a CDS encoding aspartate/glutamate racemase family protein — protein: MSRILVINPNSSASCTDTIRDSVQSLALTHGPRLEVTGLPEGPPAIATWRDWHAVAEPLCRLVEAEPAEAYVIACVSDPAIDLLRNVTPRPVLGALRSGIAAAMARGERFGIVAFVEASVQRQRRVLQAMGLEARCVASLPLNLPMEVLTGTEGPRPRLLELGQALKVRGADSVILGCAGMAGHRRFLEDALGLPVIEPCQAAVAQALLVTLT
- a CDS encoding amidohydrolase family protein, yielding MQSPGTTAIFGSYVLSEQEGKPVVLRDRWVLTEGRGIAAITESRPDGAGTVLDAPGRFVLPGLLNLHNHCFSEAVARTHTEDGAGRKNNQSIVYTVLLPLTKRGIEILSREERLAIARLGILQLLSGGATTVMEPFRNGIPEMFDAAEEMGIRFYGAPYLFSTADAKAGQDGQVTYAGDDGAADLARWNELHTTWEGRDSGRIRLAMSPHATDTCGPDLLRTLAARARELGVPITTHLAQSRGEVATIRSRYDRTPAEYLDWLGLLAPDLLAAHCVDSTDDDLRLMASRGATVLNCPRVFARAGTTAAFGRFAGHGVRTLIGTDGYNMDLLGEMNAAAMISKIVSGKAETAASGEIIAAVTTGAAAAITRPDLGRICPGATADLTVIDLSHPHLQPLHDPRRALVWLANRGNVDAVMVDGRLLLQGGRYLHGDPAAITEAGVAAIRRIWDLPEARAAFEG
- a CDS encoding ABC transporter substrate-binding protein, which translates into the protein MHRRTLLRTAATSALALPGLSLPGLARAASATTLRFIPVIDLAFTDPIFSTAQVSRNHGFMVFDTLYGINSKLEVSPQMVEGHRVEADGKLWNLTLRPGLLWHDGDPVLAKDCVASIRRWARRDAFGGALMAATDEVSAPDDRTIRFRLRRPFPLLPQALGKAAIQACFMMPERLAATDPFKQIPEVIGSGPFRFRADERVPGARNVYERFERYVPRQETADWTAGGKVVHYDRVEWTTMPDAATGASALQSGEQDWQEATPHDLLPLLRRDRNLRIRVLDPRGFNCILQVNHLQPPFNNPAIRRALWGAVDQEAFMMAVAGENPEFHHSPAGFFCPGTPMASEAGLEPLKGARDLDRVKRDLAAAGYNGEKVVVLIPADSLAQKPLGDVAADMFRQAGMNVETVSLDFASVLTRRNRRDPVEQGGWSAVAANWQGIDWLNPAGHLTLQGEGAYPGWYRSERIPALRDQWLAAGELAEQQRICREIQQAAMEEVPFYPIGQYFQPSVHRAAITGIGDGTAVFWNVRPA